The following DNA comes from Ictalurus punctatus breed USDA103 chromosome 19, Coco_2.0, whole genome shotgun sequence.
GGCTAGtggtgattttgttttgttttgttttgtttttttcctcagaacTACGACCcaattttcacagacagcacaTGAATGATGTACATTGAATGATGTTTATCATGTTTATCATCCAAGAAACTAAATTCAGATGATGGAAATGCTAACACACGAGTAGCACGAGTGAGTGTCCCTGTTTTAGTGTGTAGCCGACCATGATGTGGGTTTAAATTGCAGGTTAGACGAAATATTAACACGAAAATATCTTCCTCTAAAGTTACAGAGAGTCTGTTTAAAGCACGGGTCAGATGTCTTCCTGGTATACACACACTAGACTAGTGTAAACACTTGAGCAGAACAACATGGGCGTGTTAGCATATTAAAATTGCTGACAGGGAAAGGAAACCGAAAGCAAAGAAAAATCTTCTCAACACTGGTCTATGTTTACTGCCTTTCACAAGTAAGTGTATTAGTTTTGACCGGCATTGTTGATAAACAAGGGTGTGCTTATGAAGTGATAAAACATGGTATTTTAGTTCATTTATATATAGTCTTACAGACCTAAGAGCTGACTAAACCGGTCATTGCAACGTTTCGtttctgttctgtgtatttCAGTGTTTACAGCGAGACACACTGGGTAAGTTGCTCATTATTTGTCATAAATTTCGCATAAATATCTCAACTGAGTTGAATTTATAGtctgttgtttttcctttctcctTGTGTGGATATAATGGACGTTTAAAATAAGGGAGAGCGGGGTTGGTTGGCAGtgttttcactctgctgtaGCCTGTATCTCACACATCCCATATACAttcatgtgaagaaaataagtgcaccccatggaaactgttgatttttttttttttttgtcatatttggacaagcaaacatctgATCGTCTTTGAAACCGTGCctgttaatgaagttgatatacttgaacaaaaccacaaggaaaatgagatTTTCTCATGAgctcgacttaattttctcgtgatctcgacataacaaaacgCTGTTTTCTCACAACGTAATTAATATCCTGAGAAAATCTTGCGCTTTGTGATTGGGACTGGTATTACATGCATGCTGGCATCTTCGtcatcataaatgtaaaaactgcctgatgtagagatggacttgatctccgcattaagagagaggggtgtgtgtgtgtgtccttatcAATTGTCGGACGctaatgtggaagtcgtcaGTCCTGCAGGGATGAGGTATTTTTGGAGGCCACCCCAGAaattagcatcaccctggttgactcgacaaaaagccaatttgatttttccattagcttttgaattattgcagaaaataagctctgtaaacaacacaagtttatgattcttacatgtttaatTCATCAAGATAAGATTCATAGGATTTTGAAGCCTAgatacaatcgccagaagtaaAAGGCTAATGTTAGGCTATGAAAGAACTACACcatggtcacatgacttcaacCTCACCACCACTACACTTCAGACAACTCTTtcaagctttatttaaaaaaaaacaatacaattggaaaatactatcaATTGATAgctctacaagttggaaagtttgcgccaatataaacacaacgaggctgtagtagatgagatttcctgttcggtgtgatgacatttaatgtcccTGTCAaactctgtagtcccatttagccacttgttagcaaccgcctttttcaagacaagtaaaagctttttaaaaaatcgtgagtcgggtattactgatgtattttatgtcgtactataaaatgtgaacatatcttgagcttgtgttaatcAGAGAccttatttcagacatttaaccaaaaaacccattcaaaaacccATTTGACTTCGGGATGATGGATGTCCAGTGCACAGGAAAATTAAgtcaagatcacgagaaaacaacagaattaaaaaaaaaaaattataatgcatggccgcttagggcttccgtagttCTGACTTTTAAATTctgagtttaaaaataaaaacaagcaaacaaacatacaaataaatactgATGTCCCATACAGGGTGTATTTCCACCTCACACTTGGTGTTTCCAAAATAGGCTCCAGcttcactgtgaccctgaccaggatagagcagttattaataaagaaacaaacaacaaataattaattaaataagatTTGTCCTGCTGTCCTGAACATAGCCACACTGGTCCATAAATCCCATGTCAAAGGAAGCATATTCTTAGAAATTGGAAATTTCTTTGAAAtctgaaaatgtaataaacaattGGTAAAATGTTCAATGTCTTTGTGTTTACAAATCTCTGAACAGCTTCTCCATGTCCATATTCTCCAGTTCACATACCAGCaacaccaagctgccactgctgggcccttgagcaaggcccttaaccctcaattgctcagttgtataaaaaaaagagataatcgtaagtcgctctggataagggtgtcttccaaatgccataaatgtaaatgtaaattgacAAGTCTATGTAATAAGTGATCTAACCGGTTGTTGGAGTTTCATTTCTCTTCTGTTGGTACCTGCTCTGTTTCAGTGTCAAGCCTTGGTGAGACAGAATTGGTAAGTAATAGTTATAGTTAAAGTTATACTTTTCCTATACAACTATCTAAGTAGAGATATAACTTTGAATATCGTAAACATTACCATGTATTAGAAATAAAACAGTGTGGTTCTTCATTTTCtggcatttaaaatgtaaaactgtaccagattaaaatgttctcttttactgacaCAGGACACATTTCAGGAAGACGACTACACAGCAGTTCCTTAACAAATGAATGCTTCAGGTAAAAAcacaatgtttattttactctttaaaaaaatagatgaACTCTTACTAGAATACCAAATGTCCTCGTGTTAAAATCAAGTCAATTTTACAAGAACCTCagaagttttgtttttatgtatacTGTCTGTTTGAAGTGTGTTTTCAGACTGTTTAAGACTCATCCAGTTCACCATCCCAAACATACAACCCAAACCCAACTGCAGAGATTATAAGGATAATAACTTCTATATGCTATGTAGTACACAAAATAATTTATGACTAAGACACTAATATTAGGGGAGCAGGTGTTAAAGTAAACTGAAAGGAAAAACTTTGGAACAGCAGATTAAACGTGAATATGTAGATAGCTTTCTAGGATATCTTATATTTAACCCTTTATGAGAACTTTTGGTGCATTTTTCGTGGGTTACAACGTAGTCAGGAATAAATTCAGTCACTTACTGACTTTAAGTGtacttaaatgcatttatttatttattgccaaaatctgatttatttatttatttatttatttatttatttatttatttattgccgtCACCAAAAAGTTGTAAACATACTCAAGTGTCAAGACATAGCAATACCAAGTTGATTGTATTCTTAAAAGCTGTTTGTAGAatattattacatatatattacagaCTGTTTGTTGAGGAAGCACACTTTATTGAATTGCTGCTCATCCAACTGAGGAAAGCGCTATGAGCTCacatgcccatgattggctagtgtctttgtgattgataggggagagagagtatgccacccGTCCTTCCTTCCATGTAAGCACAGCCAattttgattaaataaaaaatttagaCAAAAATTACAAAGGGGTGTATAGAGCGATGTCTAATAAATATATACGACATGTGCCACACCCTCTAAAAATTGcaataattgaatttatttgccTTGTATTTTAATTTGACTCTAATAAACCTTGGAATTTCATACAAGAAGTGCTAATTCTGAAGTGAGGCAGAATTCGATCCAAGTATCTAACCGAGCAGTGATGGTGGATGGCTCTCTGACACCCCTGGGATTTGAATTTCACAGAACATCACCAGCGAAGATAGTACTGAGCACAAGAAGGGatttgaaagaaatgaaaatctACATATATTAGGCCATTACTGAACAATGTGGGTCAGCCTGAATGCATGTACTCCTTTACTGATTCACAGGAAAACATTACGAGTGGCAGCTGTGTTCTGGGCAGCAATGGTCCCCGATAGCAAACGATCATGTAATCGAGTGTAACTACTGCCAGCCAGGAGCAAGAGGGATCACCATTAATACTCACATGGGGTGATtttcttttagttttatttctgcATCATTATATTGAGCCTATTTAATTGGGCTCTGATGAGCATGCTCTTTTCCCCATTTTTGACAGGTCTCTTTACATCGACTTTGATGCCATGACATTAAGGGGCCCTTCTGCTGACCTCGCTGTACGGCGACTATCGTCACTGTCTTACAACCAGATAGAAGATGTGGGCTGGTATTACAAAGACAACAGTTACTGGTGTGAATATGGGGTACAGGTGAGGGATATTTTTGTGCATATAGATGCTCATTTATTGCAGAGAACACTGTTAGTGGTGAAATTTCAGGACATTTCTGAACTCCTGAACGTCATACACTTGTCATCCCACACAGGGATCGAGTCACAGCACGTCGTCGATAAGCAGTCGGGACTTAGAGCAGCAGTATAACTCCAACCCTACATGTTCCTTCCAGTTTAAAGCAGGAAAATATTCCTACGTTGTGAACTTCTCTGGTAATCCTTTTCCTGATACAATACAGTGAATGCTTTATGGTCATTTAGACTTTTGAAACATGAAAATTACAACAACTTCagtatttgtttttactttttttttttacagacatgATGCAAATGAACCTGTCCACTCATAAACAGAGGAAAGTGAGGAGGAGGCCAAAGTTTACCTCTGTAAATAACAGGTGCTGCAGTTATAACGTTGATAAGAATACAAACTGATTATTCTCTAATATAATTGTGGAAAATGTAGTAAAAAGTATCAAAACAACTTCTCAGTTgcctgttgttattattttttgtgtttgtgtacagtcTGAACACTTTTGAACCATTTACATCCACCATGATTCCATTTCCATCAGCTACACCTTCTGTGAATCCATCCACTGCGGTTACCTGGCAGTTTATGGGTGATGAAGGCATCTGGACAGAGTATCAGAAACCAGTGAGTGAGGCTCCTCCTAGCCAGAGATACAGTCTTCACATGCAATAGTCTTTAGAGAATAGTGTATCTTTAGTGAAGGATGTGTTGGAGTTGTTCATAggactgtgtatgtttttttttaagcgttcCTCTCTGAACAGTATGGATATAGAGAGACAGTATCAGAGTAATCCTCAGAGCCAGCTTGTTTTCAACGCTGGGTACTACAGTTACACTCTCTTTTTTAATGGTAAGTCTCACACCTGCTCCAACCAATAACTTTCTCACAGTTTATCAGCATTTAATGTGGCATGCCTTTTTCCCCACAGGAATGTACCAGATCAACAACACTTTTAAGACAAAAAGAGCTATCCGGAGAATCTCTGCAAATGAGAACATTAGCAGGTAGGGGTACGTCACGATTTAGCGTAAACACATCTGAACACTCTGAAGTTAAAGAGTTGTAGCGCTCCAAAATTGGCAAATTAATTATAATCTAAAACATTGCTGATCGGCTTGTGTGCTGTTTGTTTCCAATGACATTGCACTTTTCCCTCCACAGTACTCTGTGCCAAGCTCGCTGGCAGTTTAAAGACATCAAGGGCCGCTGGGCAGACTTTATTAAAGTAAGAGAAATGTCCATTCGTGGCTACACGATACAAAAGATCTGTTCCAACAAATTGTTTGTAGCAAGTTCAAATCCAGGCCTGGAGCCAAGGGAGGAAAATGGCAAGGGAATGGTATTACGCTCTCTCCCCTGTCtgtcacagcaacactagccaatggTGCCAAGTTAGATAATACTATCCTCTGAGTGTTACACTGCcgtgtgatgcagcatgagcaacagtttgaaaagatgcagttggctgACCTCACGTGTCTCGTAGAGAGCATGCGATAGGCTTCACCATCCCTGGTTGTTTGCTGTTGTATGACTGGCGAGAGCTGGCTgctgggtgggaattggcaggtgaccaaattgggggaGAAAACCACTGTTTGCAAAGATTATTtgcaaacaataataataataaaaaaattaaaaactggcACTTGAATTCACAGTTCTCAAATCTTAACATTTCTAACAATGCCAAAATTGACTAACATTTTATTAAGCCTTTATACTGTTCAGATTAGAGAATACCTATACTCTAGCCAGACATTAGTTACCCAAAACTCAATTTGAAGatgttactttttttattattattattattataaccaaTGATGCACCAAAACCTACCAAAAATGTCATTATCCAGCAGACAAAGAAACTCCCATACTTCATTTCAGTCCTGTACAAGTATGCGACTTGGAACGGCCTGTAAATCTTGTAAAGCTGTGTTGTAAAGCTGTGTTGTAAAGCTGTGTTGTGTGCATTTTCACATTGGAACTGTGCTGCCTCTTATCTTTTATGGCACAGTGAGAGTAACTGCCTGCCATGACTTACTACTTCAAAACACTGCAGTGAACATTTTCATACTTTGACCAGGCAGTGTACTCAAATTTACCCCACCCCCTAAACTATTTCATAATGGAACAAAAGGCTCAATTTTAAGCTGCAACATAAAGTTAGGCTGAAAATACAACTATTAACCAATGTTACTGTAAACCtggtgtgtgcgcgcgtgtgtagGGCGAAGGGCGTGGAGAATGTACCGTCTCTAGTCAAGACATTGAAATGCAGTACCAGCAGAACAGAGAAGGAGTTATAAGTTACAGCACGGGGCAGTTCTACTACCGCCTCAACttctcaggtacacacacacacctattctTTTGTCATAATATGCTTGTGAGGACCTTCAACTGactaattattaatgcagcgaATTAATGCTATACCttcacctaaatctaaccctaacataataaaacaaaattaactGCTAtcttatgttgttgttgttgcagaaaTGATCCAAACAAACTTGTCCACTGGTACGAGGAGGCCGGTCCGTCGTGTCTAGCGTTTCTCAGgatgtttattaatttaaaaaaaaaaaaaactttagtaATCATCTGTTCCATCCCAACTGTTGTTCTGTATATCTGGAGTCCTGGCAATTTTActgcctgaaaaaaaaacctcatcgGTTTATAACCAGGTTTAGATGGTTTGCTAGAGTAGGAAAATGATCAAGCTGTGCATTAAATAGGACCGGAACTGTGCATTTTGAACTAAAGATTGAAGATGGGTATCCCTGGGCGGGTGTAGGACTGTGTTTTCGTTGAATTTATTGGTGATTTAGTTTTCCCAGACATCCAGTCCCCTATTACCACTAAGTAgacttcctttcttttctttatccCGTGGTTGCAGGAAAGAGGGTAATTTGTGTACGTTTATTCGACGGTGGTTATTAGCCAAGATCACTGCCATTTTTGTCATGGAATTTTGAAGAAAATTGTCTGTAAATACTCAAATGCCAAAATGTATCATGCACTTTCATTAAACTTTATGTAAACAAGAAACCTGAAGCATGAAACTATGTTCTGCTTTCTTGTGTTTTATATGCACACAAAACAAAGTAAACTGAAAACAAGGTCTCGAGGGGAAAATGAGATTTAACCAATGATCCATTCCACTTTTTATGCTGATGATAAAAAGGCAGGTATGGTGATTTTCTTGCGATAGTCCTGTGGTACTAGGGCTTTGAGTTTAAAAAGGAGAATAAGGAGAGTAAGTGACATTTTGGACGATATGGCAaattttctgtgtatttttgtgtatCTAGCAGAAATAATAagctcacagaaaacttcaccatatcaacaattacaattacatttttaaaaattgcctTTATAAAGTTTATGTAGAGCCATACACAaacctatctctctctctctctctctctctctctctctctctctctctctctctctatatatatatatatatatatatatatatatatatatatatatatatatatatatatatatatatatatatatatatatatatatatatagatagatagatagatagatagatataggttttgagccctcaactgctcagctgtataaaaagaaaaaagagagagatagatgtacGTCATTCTGGAtcagggcgtctgccaaatgccataaatgtaaatgagcatgttaatataaatgtgtgatttgtcttgtctgtcagagctgctgttatagaaaatgaaccaacaccttctgactaagaCAAATCAAGCGTTATGCGAACTGAGTGTCATGGAGTCCgagttcacacacactcacctccaGCTGCGTCAGGTTCTTCCGTAGACAAAAGGACGCTGCATACATAAAAACAAGCAGAACTAGATGCCTACACTGTCAACAGTCTAGATCTTCTCGTGATAAACTTTTATGGctgaaatacccttaaaatatgcctcaaacaggaaggaaaattatttaattcatttgacCTTGATCCTGTTTGGCTCGATTGCGAAATCTAAAATCAGTGCATCTGCAGGTTACAGTGATAATGCCATAAAAATCAGTACAAATATTCAACCAATCGTTCTTGTCATATTGTTATAACAATAATCTCAGACAAGTGGACAatccaaaaaaatataacaaCTTCACCACCTAGTGGCAGGGTCATAAAAACCGCAGCAACCATCTTGAATCTGTCCTGTTCAGCACATAGTTTAGTGTCACTCTGCACAGATAAATGGCTCAAGTAGACGTTTTGGATACAAATATCATCACAATTATTTTctgtacttaattttttttaaatatagagtTATTCTGATATAAAAACCTGTTTCCAGTGAGGCCAAATGATGTCTGTTGAAGCAAATGTGTGGTGATTTGACATGCCATTTAAAGCAATGCTGAACAGGTTGCTACATGATGCTCTAAACAATTACATTTGGGGTGAAAGGAAAACCGTACATTTAATATCTATCTTaactgttattttaaaaatcaacgcTGGTTGACACACACAGTCGGCTCAGAAAGAGCTTGATGGTTAATCATTCACAACCAGTGTAAATTGAATATATTAACTGAACAAAGGTGTACCTCTTTTGAGAAGCTGCCTCATTACCACGTTTGAGCTGGGACACAAAATCATTTCGTCAGTTCTCGTTGTTTGAAGATCTTTATTTCAACCTTCTGGTTATTCTTCAAATCTATTTTCTGTCCAAAACTATACACTGCAATTAAGAATCTACACAATCAAATCTGTTTCGAGAAAATGACTGAAAAGCTTCAAAGAGAACATCAGCGTGTGTATTTTGagaaatatttacagatttgttgtttttttttttgttgttgtttgtttggtttttttttttcatcaaattGTCAACTTCAGACAGTACAATCTCGTAACACGATACAAAGTTCACAAAAGTGCCACACTGTACACATATTACATTGGTAGAATATAAAGATAGAAGAATAggctttgtttcttttcttttgatttAGAGGTCAAATTACTGATCAGAAACTGAAACCAGATCATGACATAGCAAAGGAAAGTTGAAAAGGAAACGGATGAAATACAAAGATCTTCTGAGATTCTGTTCAAGTTTACGGACTTACTTTCAGCCTAAATCGACAGTAACTGGAAACGCTGAATTAAGGAAACGCGGGTGAATTATACAGATTCGATACTGTCCATATACGAAGATCGCAATGTGATTAAGACACGCATCGACTTCAAGCCAATTTTACAAAACCCTTCCAAGACCCATTATTGCACACCTCTCGTCATAAATCATCTTTCTTTTGTACATTTGTACTCAGAGGTCCCCTTTATGAAAGTGATCCCAAGatcatttatattatttgttaaaacTCAACCAATGTCAAATAAATCTCAGTTTACTATACACTTCATTCATatgatatgtaaatataatacaCAGTCATGATATCTATTTGGTCATGATAAAGATTAAAAGGTTAGGTTGGTCTATGTGtgattttcttctctcttttttttttttttttttaaagcatttgaaTCCGTTCAGTGTCAATGCTACTTTCACATCAGTAACGAGATACGCAAACACTAAACAGACATTACGCGCACAAACAGCAGCAGCCGGACAAACACGAAGCCAGACGCAAACTGAACCTACACGTACGCTACACTTGACCGATGACTTGCAGCTTTCTAAGTGGTCTAGAATCCAACTTATACCCATATAGAGAAATCGTTCCTGATCTCTGGGTCCAAGAATTTCTCCACCTACGCGGACTGTCGCAACCGACGAGAATTTGCTCCGTTACGCTCAAACTCGAACCATAGCACACTGTCAGTTCATAATAACTCCAGCATACGTGTAACAATACAAACGTTTCTCCCTCATTCTCATTTAAACACATTCGTATCCTCGCACTTTATCATCCGTTGTCAGGACTACATTTACACAGCATGGTACAAGCACCAGTGTGGTAATGTGGTCATTTCCTGAAATACTACATGATTCACATCTGAACAACCAGAATTGTGATTTATCTACTCCTTCAACACTTGCGGTAAACCTGTGGTGAGAAGTGATGCACAGATCCTACACTGAATATTGATCTAGCTCTGATGCGAACCCGAAACTGTGGATTGGTATCAGAATGAACCCAATTGCACACTTATGATTTTACAATTTCTGTCTAGAGTCGAGACTGGTGAGGAAAAACCCCAGAATGGtgcggaaaacaaaaaaacatcctgcGTGCAGACGGTCTGCAAGTTGAAACGGcctgttgatgagagagatcagaggacaTTGACcaaactggtttgagctgacataataataataataataataataataataataataataatcactctttacaaccgtggtgggcagaaaagcatctcagcatgcacgaAATGacccttgaggtggatgagctacaacagaagactgcatcaggttccactcctgtcagccaggaacaagaatctgaggctgtcagtaatcatgggcacagactcacccaaactggacagttgaagacttgaaaaagaccaggtgatttccCCCTCCCATTCTAAagtctgatgtgaacattatctgaagctcttaacctgtatctgcatgattttatgcattgtgctgctgacaCACGAGTGGTTGATGAAATAACTGCATACtgtaaatgagcaggtgtacaggtgttcctatttaagtggtcagtgagtgttTATACACATGCCATGAAAGCATGTGATGTCAAGCAACAAACTTCTCAATTTTATCCAAAGCCAAAGTATTGTTCCACCCTTACAACCAGCCTCTGCAACTGGGAAATGAGGAAATGTCAATATCAAATAATTGATGAGTGTGCATCACTGCATTATGCATCATGCTATGATATCAGTATTATATACTGAAAATTTGGGGGACTGGATCGATTGAGGGAACTTCCTAGATGTATCGATTAGTATTAGTCCTCATGCAACAGCTTCCATATTAAAAAGAACTAAAACAATGTATAATCAAACGCGTCGGTCCGAATTGCATTTCAAATATTACAAATCGAAAGCGATGCCTATCAGTAACAGAAATATGAGGGAGGGCCATGGggggaatttttttaaatttctccaCTTCTTAATCAAATTGCTGTTTAGAGTAGTtttacaacccctggcaaaaatgatggaatcaccacacttaggaGGATGTTCACCCGGATTTTcttcatagcaaataaacaaatcacagatggGACACAAAACAGGTTtcgtttaatagctgaacattctgccTTTCTGAAACATACCTGAAACTGTTTTCATTATTGGCATATTTTTCCCCCTGATCAAGTAGAGCAAAAGATTATGGACGAttattagtactttgttgctgcTCCTTGGGCTTTTTATGACGGCATGAATTGTTTGAGACATGGACTACACTAATGAAAAActatattctccatcaagctggttccaaccTTCTCAGATAGCGATTGACAGATtagctttgcaggatggagccttgtcatggaccagtttttcatatttccacataaaatttcaatcggattgagatccgGACTGTTTGCCGGCCATGGCGTTGAGTTGATCTGCCTTTTCCTGCAGAAAAGCTGTAGCACTTtttgctctgtggcaagatgcattatcatcctgaaaaatgaccaTCACCACCAAGCCTATTTACTATcaatggaatgagaaaagtgtccaaaatttcagtgTACACCTGTGCTTTGACTGTTGAGGTCCTGACATACAACACCATATCATCACCAGATGAGTGAggaaatttgattattttcttcaGTCAACTTCatatgttttattaaaacagcaccagacaaaagttccatcatcatctccttggccagTGCAGATTCGTGATTTATCACCGAATATCACTTCCATCCGATCATCCACTCCATCATtgttctctttagcccactgtaaccttgttttcttttgtgttaGTGCCGGTTTTCGTTTGGCTTTTCTACATGCGAATCCCATTTCGTTCGgccgatttcttacagttctgtcacaaacactGACTCCTGTTGCCACCCATGTGGGTTTTCATTTGTTgagcattttctattttcaaggcgtATTGCGttgagttttctatcctgatgtTTGCCGTCTTCTTTGATCTACCCGTATGTTCTCCTTTTATAActttcccattttgtttatacttgcaccacATTTTAGACCTGACTGGGAACAACCGACATCTTCTGCCACACTCCATGTTGGATTTCcgtcttgaaggagttttagaATCCCTTCCATTGTTTTAGCTGACAACTCGATTGTTGgtgccatgtttcctttcacaaAGTCCAAGGTTAAGGTCTGAAAGCACTcgtttaactgcagactaattagcaatttttagacttgtgctggtatttgtttcagaaatgcaaattacaaggtgattctGTCATTTCTTTCCTCTAATTGatttgggaaaagaaaaaaaaaataccattgATTAAAATAATTGCATTTAACTTTAACatgaggtatgtttcacaaaacgagaatgttcagctattaaacaaagattgttgtgatttgtttattagcACACGAAGTACAACAAGCCTGGTGATCATAATCTAAGTGTTGCGATTCCATAATATTTGCCAGGAGTTGTACACAAAAATGACTTTTAAATCGAATTGAAAACCAACGACTCGTCAATCGCCAATGTT
Coding sequences within:
- the si:ch211-244b2.3 gene encoding protein mono-ADP-ribosyltransferase PARP12 codes for the protein MNASGKHYEWQLCSGQQWSPIANDHVIECNYCQPGARGITINTHMGSLYIDFDAMTLRGPSADLAVRRLSSLSYNQIEDVGWYYKDNSYWCEYGVQGSSHSTSSISSRDLEQQYNSNPTCSFQFKAGKYSYVVNFSDMMQMNLSTHKQRKVRRRPKFTSVNNSLNTFEPFTSTMIPFPSATPSVNPSTAVTWQFMGDEGIWTEYQKPRSSLNSMDIERQYQSNPQSQLVFNAGYYSYTLFFNGMYQINNTFKTKRAIRRISANENISSTLCQARWQFKDIKGRWADFIKGEGRGECTVSSQDIEMQYQQNREGVISYSTGQFYYRLNFSEMIQTNLSTGTRRPVRRV